The Mesorhizobium loti genome includes a region encoding these proteins:
- a CDS encoding DUF721 domain-containing protein: MAGRTPYGNPVPVSDLATKILDPVLRKRAGISIGLVQSWDEIAGPRLASHSRPEKIQWPRRMHEDDPFEPAVLVIACEGMAALHLQHETGEIINRVNAFLGFTAINRIRILQKPVTADKRRRRPALRPLTAAEKTKLSGTVGLVDNDELRASLERLGATIIGERKS; encoded by the coding sequence ATGGCAGGGAGAACGCCCTACGGCAATCCCGTCCCGGTCAGCGATCTCGCGACCAAGATCCTCGATCCGGTGCTGCGCAAGCGGGCCGGCATTTCGATCGGCCTCGTCCAGTCATGGGACGAGATCGCCGGCCCACGGCTGGCCAGCCATTCGCGCCCCGAAAAAATCCAGTGGCCGCGCCGCATGCATGAGGACGATCCGTTCGAGCCGGCGGTGCTGGTCATTGCTTGCGAAGGTATGGCGGCACTTCATCTGCAGCACGAGACGGGCGAGATCATCAACCGGGTCAATGCCTTCCTCGGCTTTACCGCCATCAACCGCATCCGGATCCTGCAGAAGCCGGTGACAGCCGACAAAAGACGGCGCAGACCGGCCCTCAGGCCGCTGACGGCGGCCGAGAAGACGAAATTGTCGGGAACCGTCGGCTTGGTCGACAATGATGAGTTGCGCGCCTCGCTGGAGAGACTTGGCGCGACCATTATCGGGGAGAGGAAGTCATAG
- a CDS encoding DsbA family protein, protein MNRPPFGQSLSRRNVLSSLAAIPAVALLAACSDSGEEAKAADVKPAEPAAPAKPVTPAAATAPEAQGTVDVAELMKPGALPDKQLGKDDAKVTIVEYASMTCPHCAHFAETTFPDLKTKYIDTGKVRYILREFPFDPSAEAGFMLARCAKDNYYPMVDVLFRQQANWVGVQNTKDALLQISKLAGFTQESFEACLTDQKLLDDVRSVQKRGANEFKVDSTPTFFINGKTYKGAMSIEEMSAIIDPLL, encoded by the coding sequence ATGAACCGTCCCCCGTTCGGCCAAAGCTTGTCTCGCAGAAACGTCCTGTCTTCGCTGGCAGCCATTCCGGCGGTGGCCCTGCTCGCCGCCTGCAGCGACTCTGGCGAGGAGGCGAAGGCTGCGGATGTGAAGCCCGCTGAGCCGGCCGCTCCCGCAAAGCCGGTCACGCCGGCCGCCGCTACCGCGCCGGAGGCCCAGGGCACCGTGGATGTGGCGGAACTGATGAAGCCGGGTGCGCTGCCCGACAAGCAGCTTGGCAAGGACGACGCCAAGGTGACCATCGTCGAATACGCCTCGATGACCTGCCCGCACTGCGCGCATTTCGCCGAGACCACCTTCCCGGACCTGAAGACCAAGTACATCGACACCGGCAAGGTCCGCTACATCCTGCGCGAATTCCCGTTCGATCCGAGCGCCGAAGCCGGTTTCATGCTGGCGCGCTGCGCCAAGGACAACTACTACCCTATGGTTGACGTCCTGTTCCGGCAGCAGGCGAACTGGGTTGGCGTCCAGAATACCAAGGATGCGCTGCTGCAAATCTCGAAGCTCGCCGGTTTTACACAGGAGTCCTTCGAGGCCTGCTTGACGGACCAGAAACTTCTGGACGATGTGAGATCGGTCCAGAAGCGCGGCGCCAATGAATTCAAGGTCGACTCGACACCGACCTTCTTCATCAACGGTAAGACCTACAAAGGG